Genomic window (Sphaeramia orbicularis chromosome 7, fSphaOr1.1, whole genome shotgun sequence):
GCGCTATAACTaccataaatataaatacattaaaatttatAACAAAAACGCATAGTAATTTATCTGAGATGACACGTCGTTAATTCCAACAATATTGATTCTAAATGTTTGAACTCaaccaaaaacattttgacactagctatatatacataaatatttacaatatataaacatacatatataatatatgtatgttCAGGAGAACAAAGTGCTGCGATTCCACCCTATGGCCAGACTGACGCTGAGTTTAAGACAACCAATGAAAAACATGACAGGACAAGTATGGTAATACCTTGAGAAATAGTGGCAAGCTGTGAGACATGAAGCTTTTTACCCGCGTGTAATTTTACAATCTGGGGATGTTGAAATTTCTTCATAGCTGATGTAGGTATGTGGGATTATACAGATGTTCATTTAGGACAGTGGATCCCAAAATAACACTTGTATGCTCACACAACTTCGCTGATACATTAATATCCTCCTGTGAGTGTGTTTTAGAGACTATGTGAAAACTGGCAGATGATTGGTAGATTATTTCCTGACAAAATAGTATTAGTGCAGTGTAGTTTGCATGTGTGTGAACTCAGTCATTGAATGTAGTGAGACACACATACGCGCGCGCAGGGACAGCGTGTGCCTGTGTTTTTGTGCCTGTGTGTGCGCGTGCTTGTTTACGTGCCCGTGCTTGCGTGGCTTGATCGTGTGTATTTTCAGTAAAAGGGGGGCGAGTGTGAAGTTCAGTGGAGGTCGGAGAGCATCCTTATCTGAAATTAAAATACCTACAGATTTCACCAAGATAATAAACCCTCGTGGCAAACGGAGCAGCCTAGTAAACACTCTGTAAACGACATACTGGTCGGGCCCTTGTGTCTATTATCAGATATCATGCATGTTGCATGATAATAAGAAAAGCAAAAGGCTAAGCTCATTACAGTCACATAATTAAGCAGTGGTTGTGGTGCATTCATGAAACGTGGTACACAAATATCCAATGCAAATTTATCCTGTATGCAAAAAGACTGTGGAGACGTCGCAGGACGCACAGATTTATTGGCACTATTCTAACAACTCTAGGCTAGGCTTATATGCACTAGATTGTCAAACTGGGGGCAAAGGTATACCTGCAGTGGTGTTTCAATATTCTACGACACTGAAAACGAACTACTCATCATATGACttgaaagtgggaaaaaaaattacacactgCCAAACCCAAATTCTTACTCTGTATTAACCGTAATTTATTGAAAAACTATAGCAAATTATAAACCTTATAATTATTTTAATGCTACCTTCAAAATAAAGCAGTGTTTGTTAAATTATGGGATACTGTCTACAGTTCATAACGCACATATGACAACACACAAGAGACTGTGACAGTTGTTTGTTTGAGCTGCACATTTAGTGTTTCCCTGCACTTTCTGGTAAGTTGATATTGGCAGTTTAACACAATAAAATTCATGAACTATGCAATAACATCTCAGCAGGGTAAAATATCAGCCTATATTTAAATAGCTATCTTAATGTGATGACACAGGTGCTAAAAGCCAACAAGCCGCTGGACTAACTCATGAATTCCTGTCTGTGGGAAACGCATGAAAATAAAAGTGATCGGTTTCGTACCTGGAAAAGGTGATTTCCACAGATGAGTTGACTGCGTTTGTTCTTTGGAGCAGTACACCTGCCCATCCCAGCCATTGGAGAGAGCCCAGTGCTGGTAACCCTCCATGGGGATCAAGGCGTCGTGCCGCGGCTCAGGATGGGCACTGATACTGGGCACCACAGACACGTCCAGATATCCAGGGACAGCCTGATAAGAGCTGGCGAAACTCGGGTAAAAGGCAAACTCTTTTGCCCTGGTAGACAGTTCTTCCGTGGGCAGCGCTGTGCTGGGCTCGGCATATTTCTCTGCAGGATGATACGAGCAAGGCTTCTGCTGCAAGTTCACGTTGTGCGAATGAGATAATCTACAGCCGTAATATGGGTTTCCAAATGGATAACCGTAGCTCAAAGATGCACTCGATGATGTCTGGGGAGCGGGACACTGTCGGCCGGTGTCTGGAGAGGAAATATCCGAGTAGACGGAGCCCTGGTGGGTCGCTATGGTGCCAGAATGTCGTCCCAGCGCGGGGTGCGACATCAGGTCCCTGCAGTGGGTCGCAGGGCAATTACCGCTCAGTCCCTCCATTGTTTGGCTTTTATTCTGGTTGTTTTCATTCGGGCTTTTTTCATAAACGTACATCAAGGTGTCCGCCCAGCGTGGATGCAGAACCAGCGAAGTCGTCATATCAGGGGCTGCCGATGCTTTTTAAAAGTCGACTACTCCAAGACGGACACCTCATTtccaactacattttacaccaagcGCATGCGCACACGAGGCCCTCGTGTGTCCACTTCATTAAGAATCTGGCACGTGATATGCTAACAAGTCCTACGAGATTGGGCTTGTGAGTTGGGGCAGAGCAGCCCTTTAAAGACCCTCTGCCTCACATGTCACAGTTTTTTCCTGCAGAATACCGAGTCATATCATTGGCTTAAATCACCTAAACCCACACCCTTAAAGGGGAGTTTGGATAGCCTACTTTCAAGATTGGGGGAAACGAAAACAACCTGTGAAATTTGGCCGACTTAGAGAGCTGCCAGAGAATATAACAACCAATGGTACATGTCAAAGTtggtataaaataaaataaaataaaatagaaaaaaacacgtatatttctaaatctaagttgcAGAATGTGCGTCATGACGCACTGGTGCGCAGGGTGTGCGCCTCAGTGGGTTTACTGCTCGGTTTTGCTCCATCTTAAATTTAGCTTTAGATTATTTAATATCATACTGGACACAAAACTAATACATTCTGAACCCCCTGTCTTCTTCTAAATAAACCTCCATAACGTACCCGAATGTTCACGGATTAAAATAAATGTAGTTGTCGATTTCAAGACTATAAACACGAACCGTCCAATCTTATCTCCTCTGCTGTTTTGAAGGACGCATTTAATGTAAACCCAAATATAACTGCCATAGGGTTATCTATTACGATGCTGAGATGAGATTCTAGGTGTGGAGTGGGCGACTTTTCCCCTCAGTGCGCACTTATCGTTAGGcagttacattttttaatcagataCATTCACTGATTATCCTCATGGAGCCTAAAACGACTATTTACTTTTTGTTGCATGAGgcgttttttttgtatttattatttatttaatctgtAGGATGGAAAGAGGGACAATATGGCATCAGCACAGTGGGTAtaccatgtttgtgtgtgtgtgtgtgtgtgtgtgtgtgtgtgtatatatatatatgtcagtgtgtgtgtgtcagtgtgtgtgtgtgtgtgtgtgtgtatgtgtgtgtgtggaggggggatATTTTAGTATTTGGAAAGTTATGTGTTAAATGAGTGTCAGCAGTTACAACCGCACGCCGAGGTTAACAGCTCTCGCTCAGGTAAGAACTAACCCTGGACAGAATATTAGAGGTTTCATTTGTGGCTCTTATCACTGTAATCTCCTGCAGTGAATGGTAGCTCGAATTATTGATGTACATGTTGTTCCGCATTATGTTTGGGCCCACAAGCTTGTTCGGCGATAACGTGGCAATTAAATTTAACCATTAGAGGAATTCATGTGATGTTTGACTTCCACTTGGCTCCTCATTCATGCCATAGAAGAGGATGTTCACTCTCCCAGACGAAAATATGAACAAGAGGCTGCTTTGAGCTGGAATGTGGTGCAGGCTGCAGCCCTTATCCACTTGGACATCATGGTAGAAATGCGGACGTATTTCCCCCAGGAATTCTTCCTCCACAATTTTACACACATCTTCCTTTAGGAAAAGCAGCAATAACCACCGACTAAATCTAATTCTAAAATCCAAAAAGCTCATTTTCACTCACTTTCTCCTCACACTTAGACACTTTGGGGAAATCCTAatcctttttttgttcatttctttcaatttcttctggGTTAATATTTAAAGCTGGCTGTATTTTTTTAGTCTTAAATGTTACCGATGGGATAGGCCCACAAAGTATCCATTAAATAGGCTTTCTGCAATGCCTATCCCATGAGTCACTCATAAAGCAGGCTACGAGCTGCCTTACGAAGGGTGCCTAGTTTATCAACCTTTTTTTTGCGCTGCTGAGTTGCCTTGGGAATAATCAGGCCACCGTGTGTGTATTTTAAAGTCTAAGGAAGCTAGACCCCTTTCCTTCTTTGGACAGACACTATATAGTTCTTTTGTCTCAAGGAAATTGCAACTACGAAGGGCTCATCCAAACGGCAGCTGCACGGAAGTCCAAGGTCAAGGTAAAAAAACGCAGACAAACAGGGTCGTAATCAGAGTCTAGACAGACAAGAATGAACTTCACACTAGAGTATACATGCAAACTAGCTGTTATTTAGGGACCCTTACTCTAAAATGTTTGCTGTGCAAGTGGAGAAGGGGAGGACTCAAAATCATCCCACTGTGCTTTTACTTAAACCACCAGGAATTTGACAGATTTTGCGCAGCGACTTAAGATGGTTATCTGGAAACACACAAAAGTTCAAACTTCAGCAGAGTTGATCTCCCTTAGAATATACTAACGATCATTTCTTATGataaagttttctttgttttaattaatTGCATCTGATTTAACTGAgtctaattttcacattttttttcccagaatattTGTAGGTTATAATAATGAAGGATCCACGCATGATCCAACCGTGGACACACAAGAGGAAACGTGTAATTAAAAATCTAAACTTCTTTAAATAAATACTATGACTTGGTGAAGTTATACTTCATGTTGGGATAACCATAAATCACATGTTGAGCGTGATTGTGGTTTTCTTTAAAACTGAGACCGCAAGTTTATTCCTGAATATTCTCATTATTCCTgttacaggaaaaagaaaaagtacaacTGCATAATAAAGGAAAACATGATATTTAACCACTGAGGAATTTATATTAGAGTGTTTCACTGTTTTgctttatattaaatattttagagtcgtgggggaaaaaatgaataaatgatcattttataattaaTATTCAGGACTAACAGATTTGCATCATCAAAATGTGGCAACAGAATCTGAAACCACATGGTTGCAAGCGACGTGACTTGGGCCATTTTCTTATACACGCCCTTTTAACTAAACGGAATTCTAAATTGTAGCCCTTGAATTTCTCTTTGACAAACACCAGACTAAATGAGGACGCATATGTTAATTCCTAAAGGATtaagtttagtttgttttctGAGTTTAAGATGAAGAATAAGTTTTAACAGAATGCatactattttttatttatctgtgaTATCATACAAACTATACAATTAAAACGAAGTTAGGcaataaataaacatgtttaagcATTATTTGGTCTGAAAACTTTCATTTAATTActaatatatgaaaaaaatcaacattgaAGCCCTGATGAGGAAACTTGCACCTTGTATTTCTGCGACATACACTGTTTACTTCGTAGCCTAATTGTTCCAtctatgtacatttgcaaactccAAATTAGATAACAGGAACTAAACTTAAATAGTATTgattaaataaagttttaaatTCTATTCAGCCACAGTAGTTTAGCGCTCAGGCTAATTATAATAAATACGACTGGGGGGAAAAATGTGGATAATTATCCAGTTCGACTGTCAATATTATAACATTCAGTTTCTACATAAGGATtattttcactttcagttttgtaAATATTGAAGAGTCTAACCCACGGAACACCTCTGAGTTCGGCACCACAGGATAAAAATGTTTGCGTTAATATGGAAATATAAAAAGTAGCTGAATACACTCTGAGTTTCAGTGGCTGGAATGTGCTTCAAAAGTTGCTATGGTGGATATTTCCTTTTACTCCGCACACATTTCTCACTGAAAAGCGTTTTTCATCATACATAtatgcaatatttatttatttaaaacgcTTTTCCTCTTAGCAGAAAAGTGCGCACAATGCATTTTTTCCTCCTCTGCAGCGCAGCTTTTCTTATTCAAGGACTTATTAGAAGCAACTATCAATACCTTGACAACCAGCCATGATGTGTTGTAGTAAATATCTTGACAACCAGACATCATGTCCTCCCAGACAGGCCCCGTCAGACAGAGAGCGCCTGTCTGATGCAGAGGTTTGTGGGGGAGGGGAGAGCATCCTTCCCCAAACAAAATGCTGCCTACCTGCGGCTACTGCGATCTGAGGAGCTGACTGCATATGCACATGACAGAGCCACTGGTCCTATAGCCTCCATGCTGCATCTGTTATTATAATACTGCACTGGGATACATTAGTCTACACTAGAGCTGCAACTTGTGATGCATTCACTGTCGTTTAGCTATATTTCCCAGTCAGAATAGTGTCGCAATGACCAAACAACAGTGAAATTAAGACTAAATGTTGCCTTTTTTTGGCCACTTTGCAATAGAAGATACATCTAAAGCTCCATTATTTGTTGTTGCTGCAGCAAAATAACTTCTTGGCTAAACTTTTCCTGTCTATCCCCTTAAATGCATCACAGATTAAGCAATGGCCAACGAAAAGCAACTTCGAAACATTATCTCACCAGTCTTGAATGTGATGCAAATCCCTGGGTATAAAGTATATGAAGAAGCGATGCAGCGATCCAAGAATGTGTTGACAGCTTGCAGGTAGAGACTGCGCCATGCTGAAAACAGGTTGCGTTTATGTTTACGAGTTTACAGCAAGCTTCAGGCTTTGCTTTAAGATCAAACCATTTGATAATCAACGCAAACCGGTATTTCTACTTAAGAATGGATTTTGTCAACTGAAATGTCTGGACAAAAGTGCtgcacacttgtgtttttttatcGCCTTCAGTCCTGCATTATTAAATTGAGGATTCAAATGTAGTGCACAGGAGAAGTTAATGAACATGTCAAAGTCAGTGAAATAAAGTTGACGCATTAAGTGTTCGAACTAATGGACAAAATCTGACTGCAGTTGCATACATAAATCTCACAGTAAATCACGTCTGATGTACATTTGGAAGTTGTGCTCCTGGTCTGCATTAAAGGTATTGAAGGTAAACTTATCTGATGCAATGCTGTCATCAGTACTTTTTATCTGCATTCGACTCATTTGGATTGCTAGTATGCGTATATATTAACTTTTTGTGTGTTTGGTGTATATGTGGgtaatgtgtgggtgtgtgtctgtatatgtggGTGAGAgggagagtgagtgagagagagggagagagaaagggaCTCTGGGATGTGTTGTAGACAGGAGCAGAGTCCACTGCTATGAAAACTTTCCACCAAAACTAAAACAGCATCTCAATCTGGTGTTTTCCCGTTCAGGGTGGTTTTAATTTACGATCAAAAAATGTTCATAATCGTAAAAGCCAAGACCGCTGGACCTCATGCTCAAAACACAGGaagaagtaattttttttttttaactttttttttttccaagaaaatCCAGATCCGTGGTCTTAAATATAAAAGTATGTCAATGCAGTGTTGGGTTATTATAAGCAGAATAGAACATATTTTAAACTCCTGCCATCGCCTACATGCGTAAAATATTCCCACTTTATAATGAACCTACATGAACGAACACATAATGTATGTTACTTTCCGAAAAACACAATATACTACAACCCTGGTGCTATTAGTAGGAACACACTGTTTCCGGGTAAACTGAAATTAGGTTTAGTATTCGTGAAATGACATACAGTGAATAGAGGACACAAAAGTGTCGAGTTTAGGCCATACAGGAGGAGTGTGTGGTGAGTAAACCTCCTTAGTTTCGCTTTACGCACAAACACCTTCCAACATAAAAGAGTCTTCCTCAGTCTTTACGCAGCGCACCCAGGGCTATGGAAGACACTAACAGAAATAAATTATTTCTATTCATGCTGGCAAATTGtttatgacaataaaaaaataaataaaatgtgtttaatgataataaccaaaatgggagttattatttttttaattcaccactGATTCCATATATTAAACCTGTAGTTATTTTTTTTGTGGTTGTGGAATAAATCACCTCCACctcatatttgacttttttcacttcaCGCCGAGCAGGTAAAAGAGAAGAGGATGGTTTGTTTAACCGCAAAATAAAGCTGACCAGGCGGAGCCATGCCCAGAGGATAGAGGGCAGGTTATCAGAGCCATGGCATCCAGGACTGGCTTCAAAAACACACCGCAGTGCATGTGTACAACCCTTCCCAGTTAGTGCACGATACAGGCGTTGTTTTTAGTATTACAACAGCACGAGTGGTTCGTTATTTCTGCATAAAAACACGGTTATATGatatataaaatgtaataacagtATCAACATATGCGCGAAACCAGTGTAACATTATATATTTTCCAGAGAAGCGTCATCTGCGACTAAATGAGTCAGAAAAACTTGTAACCTTGAACCTCTGCAGAATGTTGTACATAGAAACGACGGCCTACATACCGATGAAAACACGTTGACAAACATCCCACACAGGTACGTATAATCTCTACATTTTAACAACCCACAATTTCAGATTTTTTGGAGATTTTGTTATAacagtataataatataataaaaatgataaataacacaaagttggAGGTGCGTGTCTCCGTGATTCAATAAACATATAGGCTATAATTCACTAAATGTGGTCAAATACACACATTACTGTTAAACACGGAGAGAAAATGCTTCACCGAGATTTGTTTATTCCGAGTAAGATGATCATGTTTtccagtcaaacacagacacCTCGGATCCAAACCAATCCATTGTGTTTTATCTCCCTAGGTTTTATCCCCAAACGTCAACAAAAGACGACATTCCTTTTCAAACCTGCACAAATTGTTCTCATTTTTCATCTAAAATTAGTCCTGCACTAACTAAAGGTAGATTCCCTTTGTCTTGCAGTCCAGTGGGCAATGTTGAGAAAGcagacaaaataaatcaacagTTGGACAAGTCTTCTCGGAAGTCCAAGTTCAAGTTAAGAGAGGAGGTCGCTCCATCCGTCCAGACGGCAAAACAAAAGACACACACGTTCATCATTAATCATCTCACTGCATCcctaaaaaaagaataaacccaCTACAGTTTCTCAACAATAATCCACATTATATTCACGGGATTAAACATGTCTGCGAGGCTTTTTTTAATTAGCATTTTTATAATTTACgcacaaaaaaagacacatttgtGGAACTGATATCCTGATAGGGATAACCTATATTCtaaaaacagaacacacactTGAAAAAACgactttaaatttatttttaattgtttgCAAATAATCAAATAAGGTATTTAGAGAATACTGAGGTTTCTAAATACTAAATAATGATAAGATACTACGCAAAACGGTCTATATTAAATACAATGCGGCACTTttggtggcaaaaaaaaatctatatatgcATGAAAACAGTATTTTGAAGTTTACATTAAACTAATATTGAGATGCAGTCAGTAATACCATGCTGCCTGCAAAATGTTCCCACTGAGGATGTGTCAAAATGCTGATAAAGAGTTCCGTGCCGTGAAGACAGGGCAGGGATATTTCTGAGCTTAACACGCTCCCTTCGCCTGCTGAGAAAATACTTGCGCAACATTGTCAAAGAACTGTTTTCTGTGCGCAATAAATGGCCTAAATCTATAAACAActtaaaatctgaatattttttaatatagTGGAAGTGTGCTGACTTAAGCAAACTTGCAAAAACACTGCAGCACTGTATCCTTCTCTAACGAACCAAAAGAGTAGACATTGTTTTATAAATGCATGGACTAAAATAAAACACGTTGAGTTTGTTATTAAAATTTCATTGAGTGTAGACTACATGCAAACGCCTCCTTTGCACTGTCGTAATTTCTTAATTTAGGTACCACAGGCCTAGATATGTTTTCCAGTGTATCAAATGGCATGGGGCATGTATGACATACCTTCAACTTAACACAAAACTCATAAAAAGAAATTATATAACCGATGTTGCTTTCCCAAGAATATGTTCAATGTTGGATTGAAAATACTAAACACATCAAGGTGTTTAAAAGGTTTATTCACATATAGGCCACTCCCGTGATGCCCACTTTGCTTTAAGACGACCAAATAAAAAGCCGTGAAATTTACAGGAAACGTTTTTAAGGACAACTACTTCCTCGTCCAGAATGAAGCAGGCCATCAGTGACTGGATGAAAAGTCAACATGAGATTGTtagtttggtggaaaaaaaaaaaaaaaaaagacgtccGCACCTGCCCAGAATATAGTCGGGACAGGTTTGAGGAGTTTCCACGGTGAAATGGAAACCATACAGCCATTCCTGTCAATACGCACAGACTCAAAGGATAATATATCGATCCAAAATGTTTATGAAGACCTGGTGAGAGATGTTAGAGAACTGCTGGGCTGATAGTCGAtacaaaaagggggaaaaaatatcTGAAATCGTTAAATAAGCAAGTTAAGCATAGTGAGATGAAACGTGGACACGGATCATTTATAGCCTGTATGTGTTATTTAAGAACTGGAGCGGTTTGGAATATGCTGCACACCACAGCTGAGTCAAAAAATGAggattgttgtttttgttttgttttttaatttggcaCTGCAATAGGGCCACAGGACTTTAAATTATAAAAACCGATGATTAACTCTCTCCAAATAAGCCTCAATTCAGTCAGTACGGGTGACTTTACACAGGACAAGTCGAAAACAGCAGTCAGTGTTGTTTGGTCTCTTGGTGAAGGTCATCCTGATAAGATGTCTTTGGTGGTTGAAGTGGGCGATGGATTCTCATGTgctttttctgcagacacagcAGATCTAGAAGACCATTAGTGTGGGCGGTTATTGTAGGCTTACATAATAACTAAAGCATGTTCGTTTATGGTTTCAATGAGCTACAATCAAACATCACTGTTGGAAAACCTCCAGAAAAAGAGGTTTGTGTACTACGTAATCTGTGCGCCATACCCTGAAACTAAACATACACCCACATGCGACCTGAACGCATCATTTATACCTTCTACTTCAGGTGAAACAGACACCTGAGTGGTATATATTTGCTACTCTTCTACTCTATTGATGTATTATTTCCACCAGAGGAATGTGAAATCATAGAGAAAAGTAACCCTGAAGGCCATATGAGCTATTTTTACTGGAATATTGTGTGCCTAAATAGATTTGGAGTATGCAAAGTCATTATTGAGTCCCTAAATGTATAGATTATTTAAAGGATATCTATAAGTAGATAAATAAGATAATACCTAGAATAGTCTGGCATTTCTCTGGTGCATGTCGATTTTTTCTGCATCCACAGACTTTTTTTAATGACAAAACAACCCAGACTTGAGTTAAATTAGACACAGATTGCACCAAAGTGACTGAGGAGACGAAGCAGAACATATTTCTTCTGTAAAAAGCTTTTCATCCTGGTCTTGGTTTGTTTTTGCGCACTGATGCGTAATGGCTCCCAAAATGACTGAGATGAAAAGACGAGAAATAA
Coding sequences:
- the hoxc13a gene encoding homeobox protein Hox-C13a, which gives rise to MTTSLVLHPRWADTLMYVYEKSPNENNQNKSQTMEGLSGNCPATHCRDLMSHPALGRHSGTIATHQGSVYSDISSPDTGRQCPAPQTSSSASLSYGYPFGNPYYGCRLSHSHNVNLQQKPCSYHPAEKYAEPSTALPTEELSTRAKEFAFYPSFASSYQAVPGYLDVSVVPSISAHPEPRHDALIPMEGYQHWALSNGWDGQVYCSKEQTQSTHLWKSPFPDVVPLQPEVSSYRRGRKKRVPYTKIQLKELEKEYAASKFITKDKRRRISAATNLSERQVTIWFQNRRVKEKKFVSKSKTNHMHTT